One genomic segment of Stigmatopora argus isolate UIUO_Sarg chromosome 1, RoL_Sarg_1.0, whole genome shotgun sequence includes these proteins:
- the LOC144079462 gene encoding uncharacterized protein LOC144079462, with protein MADSEGTNLEDPPYKNLLLLGAIAAASAFVVTILIVLVCVGCQRKSKSKHPSAGEKGTSVNMQGTLRHPKLNSMSKSDTRLHEINRFPCNGNSVSKSRPASMDLLLLHSRRSQSDLRPSQGRQLPQIPTSPQGSSQGGEGDMGGDGGGGEARDHTYTEVALRNNPTPTRALDDGLYESVSVRDGNAGSKATAAPPPASAITPAAAARVSQSSPAKPNGARNGNTNSGRGNGTINGTTAGKNNAVNMSPLSSCNPLAAPEPTAADYASVRKFRKVDKTNRKENNGADSQSDQSSVSDSPSTAPPQLHRSQEFPRKTLEPFHLHSFPKEPVFMGNGEQYIWKPPEDDDIITLHPPPLRIENGQGHPSPPTAKEIAETYSIVCKTQKKKNQMDSNGAKTLPRSFGGDRAKGLGRGVQVQARSQEEPCYEATGDRAWLTCKPSESDPAYATIDSHRKREQVVCSNTAVATTATLKRKKQQAPSAAPQGSASNPLPVRGLPGGDNFYETISDVKGGNSSSTTTIFTFNDGMEMYVTGL; from the exons ATGGCCGACAGCGAAGGGACGAACCTGGAGGACCCTCCCTACAAAAACCTGCTGCTCCTGGGGGCTATCGCGGCAGCGTCGGCCTTCGTGGTCACGATTCTGATCGTTCTCGTGTGCGTGGGCTGCCAAAG AAAAAGCAAGAGCAAGCACCCTTCAGCCGGCGAAAAGGGGACATCAGTAAATATG CAAGGTACCCTTCGACATCCAAAACTAAACTCCATGAGCAAATCGGACACCAGGCTGCATGAGATCAATCGCTTTCCCTGCAATGGAAACT CTGTTAGTAAGAGCCGCCCAGCCAGCATGGACCTCCTTCTCCTCCACAGTCGGCGCTCCCAGTCAGACCTGAGGCCCTCCCAGGGGCGCCAACTACCACAGATTCCCACCAGCCCTCAAGGATCCAGTCAAGGAGGAGAAGGGGACatgggaggagatggaggaggaggggagGCCAGAGACCACACTTACACCGAGGTGGCCCTGCGAAATAATCCCACTCCGACACGCGCTTTGGACGATGGCCTGTATGAAAGTGTCAGTGTCCGGGATGGGAACGCGGGCTCCAAAGCGACTGCTGCGCCACCGCCGGCATCAGCTATCACTCCAGCTGCAGCAGCCAGAGTCAGCCAAAGCTCACCTGCTAAACCCAACGGGGCTCGCAATGGCAATACCAAT AGTGGCAGAGGGAATGGCACCATTAACGGAACAACAGCAGGGAAAAATAATGCGGTTAACATGTCCCCACTGTCTTCATGCAACCCCCTGGCTGCCCCAGAACCTACTGCAGCTGACTATGCTTCAGTTCGCAAGTTCAGAAAG GTTGACAAGACAAACAGGAAGGAAAATAACGGAGCTGACAGCCAGTCAGACCAATCGAGCGTGAGCGATTCACCCTCAACTGCTCCTCCGCAACTCCATCGCAGTCAGGAGTTTCCTCGCAAAACCCTGGAGCCCTTTCACCTGCACTCATTCCCAAAG GAGCCCGTGTTCATGGGCAACGGCGAGCAGTACATCTGGAAGCCACCAGAGGACGATGATATCATCACTTTGCACCCACCTCCTCTTCGCATTGAGAATGGACAGGGGCACCCATCGCCCCCAACCGCAAAAGAG ATTGCTGAGACCTACTCCATTGTGTGCAAAACCCAGAAGAAAAAGAATCAAATGGATAGCAATGGAGCAAAGACCCTTCCACGCTCATTTGGTGGCGATAGAGCAAAGGGCCTCGGCCGAGGGGTCCAGGTGCAGGCGCGCTCCCAGGAGGAGCCCTGCTACGAGGCCACAGGAGATAGGGCCTGGCTCACGTGTAAGCCGTCCGAGTCCGACCCGGCGTACGCCACCATTGACAGTCACCGTAAACGCGAGCAAGTCGTCTGTAGTAATACCGCAGTGGCTACTACTGCTACACTTAAGAGGAAGAAGCAACAGGCGCCATCAGCTGCACCTCAGGGCTCAGCGTCCAACCCCCTGCCTGTTCGAGGCCTGCCCGGGGGAGATAACTTCTATGAGACCATCAGCGATGTAAAAGGAGGCAATagctccagcaccaccaccaTCTTCACATTCAATGATGGAATGGAGATGTATGTCACTGGCCTGTAG